The following nucleotide sequence is from Halobacillus mangrovi.
TTTACCTCCTTCCCTGTTTCGGGTTTACCAGCTGGCTTTTTTGACACCAGGGATTTGTCCTTTATATGCAAGTTCACGGAAACAAATACGGCACAGTTTGAATTTACGAAGTACGGAGTGTGGACGTCCGCAGCGTTCGCAGCGCGTGTATTCACGTACTTGGTACTTCTGCTTGCGCTTTTGCTTCGCTACCATTGATTTTTTAGCCACAATTTTCCCTCCTTATGGTTAGCTCGTTATTTTTGGAACGGCATACCGAATTGAGCTAATAGTTCACGGGCTTCTTCATCAGAGTCAGCAGTAGTGACAATTACGATGTCCATACCACGAACTTTGTTAACTTTATCGTAATCAATTTCTGGGAAAATCAATTGTTCTTTAACACCTAGAGTGTAGTTTCCACGGCCGTCAAAAGCTTTCTTAGAAATTCCACGGAAGTCACGCACACGTGGAAGAGATACTGCGATAAGCTTTTGGAAGAATTCGTACATGCGCTCGCCACGAAGAGTTACCTTCGCACCGATTGGCATACCTTCACGCAGACGGAAACCTGCAATTGATTTCTTCGCTTTAGTGATCATTGGTTTTTGACCTGTGATTAGAGTCAATTCCTCTACTGCAGTGTCAAGTGCTTTTGCGTTTTGAACAGCATCACCAACACCCATGTTAATGACGATCTTTTCGATCTTAGGTGTTTGCATTACAGAATCATATTCAAATTTGTTCATCAGAGATGGAACAATTTCTTCAGTGTATTTTTTCTTTAGTTCGTTCATCGTGTGGCCCTCCTTTCATATACGGGTTATTTATCTAGCGCTTCACCAGATTTTTTCGCGATACGAACTTTCTTTCCGTTATCAACTTTATAACCAACGCGTGTTGGTTCACCAGTTTTCGGGTCAATTGGCAATACGTTAGATACGTGGATCGCTGCTTCTTGTGTCAAGATTCCACCCTGTGGATTCTCTTGAGAAGGTTTAGCGTGTTTCTTCACTTCGTTCACACCTTCAACAAGAACACGATCTTTCTTTGGATAAGCTTCAAGGACTGTTCCTTGTTTGCCTTTATCCTTACCAGTAATGACCATTACTTTGTCACCTTTTTTCACGTGCATGCTTCGCGCACCTCCTTAACAAGGCATTTCATTCAGTCTTTATAGTACTTCTGGAGCAAGAGATACGATCTTCATGAACTTAGCAT
It contains:
- the rplX gene encoding 50S ribosomal protein L24 encodes the protein MHVKKGDKVMVITGKDKGKQGTVLEAYPKKDRVLVEGVNEVKKHAKPSQENPQGGILTQEAAIHVSNVLPIDPKTGEPTRVGYKVDNGKKVRIAKKSGEALDK
- the rplE gene encoding 50S ribosomal protein L5 — translated: MNELKKKYTEEIVPSLMNKFEYDSVMQTPKIEKIVINMGVGDAVQNAKALDTAVEELTLITGQKPMITKAKKSIAGFRLREGMPIGAKVTLRGERMYEFFQKLIAVSLPRVRDFRGISKKAFDGRGNYTLGVKEQLIFPEIDYDKVNKVRGMDIVIVTTADSDEEARELLAQFGMPFQK
- a CDS encoding type Z 30S ribosomal protein S14; protein product: MAKKSMVAKQKRKQKYQVREYTRCERCGRPHSVLRKFKLCRICFRELAYKGQIPGVKKASW